The proteins below come from a single Argentina anserina chromosome 1, drPotAnse1.1, whole genome shotgun sequence genomic window:
- the LOC126804887 gene encoding VIN3-like protein 1 isoform X2 — MAELLKTTNKTHKKQESKKASSTPNNHIHKKQSRKGENPIRLSPASEQSPDFGYSNTWICKNSACRAVLSIDNTFCKRCSCCICHLFDDNKDPSLWLVCTSESGEGDSCGLSCHIDCALRREKVGVVDLGQLMQLDGSYCCASCGKVSGILGIWKKQLLVAKDARRVDVLWDRICLSYKLLDGTSRFKELHDIVKEAKTKLKKELGPINGDSGTMVRGIVSRLSIAGDVLKLCCLAIEKADEWLANVSDADPNREGSLPAACKFLFEEVTPSSVVIILIELSNASSNDIKGYKLWYYKSREESHTKEPTCTFPRSQRRILISNLQPCTEYTFRILSYTETGDLGHSEAKCFTKSVEIIHKNLESPVCRNHKKENSIIEANSSARDFETTTAVVPSSEFKVRDLGNILRLAQAQQKGSLESFCSANKEKCCGPSNQIKTETLQEELPSVPRGLDLNVLSMPDLNEELTPPFESSRDEDNGCTLQQTVEADDDAASHDMVKNGIARSHGSGDSQTWTRGITGDVPAVDSRAEMCRKRKGNANEETHDCDSTLINGPPLQNGSSCLDENFEYCVKIIRWLECEGHLTEEFRLKLLTWFSLRSTEQERRVVNTFIQTMIDDPSSLAGQLVDSFSDIISRKRQRDGFCSIFS; from the exons ATGGCCGAACTGTTAAAGACTACTAACAAGACACATAAGAAGCAGGAGTCGAAAAAAGCTTCTTCTACTCCAAATAATCATATTCATAAAAAGCAATCCAGAAAGGGGGAAAATCCCATCCGACTCTCACCAGCTTCTGAGCAGTCTCCAGATTTTGGATATTCGAACACATGGATCTGTAAAAACTCTGCTTGTAGAGCTGTTCTATCCATAGACAACACATTCTGCAAGAGATGTTCCTGCTGTATTTGTCACCTGTTTGATGACAACAAGGACCCAAGTCTTTGGTTAGTATGTACATCTGAATCTGGTGAGGGAGACTCCTGTGGGTTATCTTGTCATATTGATTGCGCACTTCGACGTGAAAAGGTGGGAGTTGTTGATCTTGGGCAGTTGATGCAGCTAGATGGTAGTTATTGTTGTGCTTCATGTGGTAAAGTTTCTGGGATACTTGG AATTTGGAAGAAGCAGCTACTGGTAGCAAAGGATGCTCGTCGTGTTGATGTACTTTGGGACAGGATATGCTTGAGTTATAAGCTTCTGGACGGGACTTCAAGGTTTAAAGAACTCCATGATATTGTGAAGGAAGCTAAAACTAAACTCAAGAAAGAGCTGGGTCCAATTAATGGAGATTCTGGAACAATGGTACGGGGGATAGTCAGCAGACTATCTATCGCTGGTGATGTGCTGAAACTCTGCTGCCTTGCAATTGAGAAAGCCGATGAATGGTTGGCCAATGTTTCTGATGCAGATCCAAACAGAG AGGGTTCACTTCCAGCTGCCTGCAAGTTTCTCTTTGAGGAGGTAACACCTTCATCTGTTGTGATCATATTGATCGAACTGTCTAATGCGTCATCCAATGACATCAAGGGCTACAAGCTCTGGTATTACAAGAGCAGAGAAGAGTCACACACAAAAGAGCCTACTTGTACCTTTCCAAGATCTCAGAGAAGAATTTTGATCTCCAATCTGCAGCCTTGCACAGAGTATACCTTCAGAATATTATCATATACTGAGACTGGTGACTTGGGTCACTCTGAGGCTAAGTGTTTCACCAAGAGTGTGGAAATAATTCATAAAAACTTGGAGTCACCAGTCTGCCGGAATCATAAGAAAGAGAATTCCATCATTGAGGCAAATTCTAGTGCCAGGGACTTTGAAACTACAACAGCAGTTGTGCCTTCTTCCGAATTTAAAGTTCGTGATCTTGGAAATATACTTCGTCTGGCTCAGGCTCAACAAAAAGGCTCCTTAGAGAGCTTTTGTAGtgccaacaaagaaaaatgttgTGGACCAAGCAACCAGATAAAAACTGAAACTTTACAAGAAGAGTTGCCTTCTGTTCCACGCGGGCTTGACTTGAATGTTCTTTCAATGCCCGATCTGAATGAAGAGCTAACCCCGCCCTTTGAGTCCTCCAGAGATGAAGATAATGGATGCACTCTGCAGCAGACTGTGGAGGCAGATGATGATGCTGCCTCTCATGACATGGTTAAGAATGGCATAGCAAGATCACATGGCAGTGGTGATTCACAGACCTGGACTCGTGGGATTACTGGAGATGTCCCTGCTGTTGATTCCCGGGCAGAAATGTGCAGGAAGAGGAAAGGAAATGCAAATGAAGAGACCCATGATTGTGACAGCACACTGATAAATGGGCCACCATTGCAAAATGGTTCTAGTTGCTTGGACGAGAACTTTGAGTACTGTGTGAAAATAATCAGGTGGCTGGAATGCGAGGGTCACCTTACAGAGGAATTCAGATTGAAGTTACTAACATGGTTCAGTTTGAGATCAACTGAGCAAGAGCGCAGGGTGGTCAACACCTTTATTCAAACTATGATTGATGATCCTAGCAGCTTGGCAGGACAGTTAGTTGACTCCTTTTCAGACATCATATCCCGCAAGAGACAACGTGACGGATTCTGCA GCATTTTTTCTTAG
- the LOC126804887 gene encoding VIN3-like protein 1 isoform X1: MDSEDTFLAKASGAQSLSSSVQSTPEKNGHSDDASRTPELLEQFLKSGPKKEHRACIDKGKKNSSSSKNKMAELLKTTNKTHKKQESKKASSTPNNHIHKKQSRKGENPIRLSPASEQSPDFGYSNTWICKNSACRAVLSIDNTFCKRCSCCICHLFDDNKDPSLWLVCTSESGEGDSCGLSCHIDCALRREKVGVVDLGQLMQLDGSYCCASCGKVSGILGIWKKQLLVAKDARRVDVLWDRICLSYKLLDGTSRFKELHDIVKEAKTKLKKELGPINGDSGTMVRGIVSRLSIAGDVLKLCCLAIEKADEWLANVSDADPNREGSLPAACKFLFEEVTPSSVVIILIELSNASSNDIKGYKLWYYKSREESHTKEPTCTFPRSQRRILISNLQPCTEYTFRILSYTETGDLGHSEAKCFTKSVEIIHKNLESPVCRNHKKENSIIEANSSARDFETTTAVVPSSEFKVRDLGNILRLAQAQQKGSLESFCSANKEKCCGPSNQIKTETLQEELPSVPRGLDLNVLSMPDLNEELTPPFESSRDEDNGCTLQQTVEADDDAASHDMVKNGIARSHGSGDSQTWTRGITGDVPAVDSRAEMCRKRKGNANEETHDCDSTLINGPPLQNGSSCLDENFEYCVKIIRWLECEGHLTEEFRLKLLTWFSLRSTEQERRVVNTFIQTMIDDPSSLAGQLVDSFSDIISRKRQRDGFCSIFS, from the exons CACCAGAGCTCCTTGAACAGTTTCTGAAATCTGGTCCCAAAAAGGAACATCGGGCATGCATTGACAAGGGCAAGAAAAATTCATCTTCCTCAAAAAACAAGATGGCCGAACTGTTAAAGACTACTAACAAGACACATAAGAAGCAGGAGTCGAAAAAAGCTTCTTCTACTCCAAATAATCATATTCATAAAAAGCAATCCAGAAAGGGGGAAAATCCCATCCGACTCTCACCAGCTTCTGAGCAGTCTCCAGATTTTGGATATTCGAACACATGGATCTGTAAAAACTCTGCTTGTAGAGCTGTTCTATCCATAGACAACACATTCTGCAAGAGATGTTCCTGCTGTATTTGTCACCTGTTTGATGACAACAAGGACCCAAGTCTTTGGTTAGTATGTACATCTGAATCTGGTGAGGGAGACTCCTGTGGGTTATCTTGTCATATTGATTGCGCACTTCGACGTGAAAAGGTGGGAGTTGTTGATCTTGGGCAGTTGATGCAGCTAGATGGTAGTTATTGTTGTGCTTCATGTGGTAAAGTTTCTGGGATACTTGG AATTTGGAAGAAGCAGCTACTGGTAGCAAAGGATGCTCGTCGTGTTGATGTACTTTGGGACAGGATATGCTTGAGTTATAAGCTTCTGGACGGGACTTCAAGGTTTAAAGAACTCCATGATATTGTGAAGGAAGCTAAAACTAAACTCAAGAAAGAGCTGGGTCCAATTAATGGAGATTCTGGAACAATGGTACGGGGGATAGTCAGCAGACTATCTATCGCTGGTGATGTGCTGAAACTCTGCTGCCTTGCAATTGAGAAAGCCGATGAATGGTTGGCCAATGTTTCTGATGCAGATCCAAACAGAG AGGGTTCACTTCCAGCTGCCTGCAAGTTTCTCTTTGAGGAGGTAACACCTTCATCTGTTGTGATCATATTGATCGAACTGTCTAATGCGTCATCCAATGACATCAAGGGCTACAAGCTCTGGTATTACAAGAGCAGAGAAGAGTCACACACAAAAGAGCCTACTTGTACCTTTCCAAGATCTCAGAGAAGAATTTTGATCTCCAATCTGCAGCCTTGCACAGAGTATACCTTCAGAATATTATCATATACTGAGACTGGTGACTTGGGTCACTCTGAGGCTAAGTGTTTCACCAAGAGTGTGGAAATAATTCATAAAAACTTGGAGTCACCAGTCTGCCGGAATCATAAGAAAGAGAATTCCATCATTGAGGCAAATTCTAGTGCCAGGGACTTTGAAACTACAACAGCAGTTGTGCCTTCTTCCGAATTTAAAGTTCGTGATCTTGGAAATATACTTCGTCTGGCTCAGGCTCAACAAAAAGGCTCCTTAGAGAGCTTTTGTAGtgccaacaaagaaaaatgttgTGGACCAAGCAACCAGATAAAAACTGAAACTTTACAAGAAGAGTTGCCTTCTGTTCCACGCGGGCTTGACTTGAATGTTCTTTCAATGCCCGATCTGAATGAAGAGCTAACCCCGCCCTTTGAGTCCTCCAGAGATGAAGATAATGGATGCACTCTGCAGCAGACTGTGGAGGCAGATGATGATGCTGCCTCTCATGACATGGTTAAGAATGGCATAGCAAGATCACATGGCAGTGGTGATTCACAGACCTGGACTCGTGGGATTACTGGAGATGTCCCTGCTGTTGATTCCCGGGCAGAAATGTGCAGGAAGAGGAAAGGAAATGCAAATGAAGAGACCCATGATTGTGACAGCACACTGATAAATGGGCCACCATTGCAAAATGGTTCTAGTTGCTTGGACGAGAACTTTGAGTACTGTGTGAAAATAATCAGGTGGCTGGAATGCGAGGGTCACCTTACAGAGGAATTCAGATTGAAGTTACTAACATGGTTCAGTTTGAGATCAACTGAGCAAGAGCGCAGGGTGGTCAACACCTTTATTCAAACTATGATTGATGATCCTAGCAGCTTGGCAGGACAGTTAGTTGACTCCTTTTCAGACATCATATCCCGCAAGAGACAACGTGACGGATTCTGCA GCATTTTTTCTTAG
- the LOC126804991 gene encoding fe-S cluster assembly factor HCF101, chloroplastic isoform X2: protein MQLLHLPASPYLSFQTLKTHAEAAGVAIYEKPLVSSPSIFCSLQQERVERSKWVSRRGSALSSCTTKAASLEAGATAVSNEVAESDVLKALSQIIDPDFGTDIVSCGFVKDLQINVALGEVSFRLELTTPACPVKDMFEQKANEVVNELPWVKIVNVTMSAQPAKPLYAGQLPAGLQTISNIVAVSSCKGGVGKSTVAVNLAYTLAGMGARVGIFDADVYGPSLPTMVSPENRLLVMNPEKRTIIPTDYLGVKLVSFGFAGQGRAIMRGPMVSGVIDQLLTTTEWGELDYLVVDMPPGTGDIQLTLCQVVPLTAAVIVTTPQKLAFIDVAKGVRMFSKLKVPCVAVVENMSHFDADGKRHYPFGKGSGSEVVKQFGIPNLFEFPIRPTLSASGDSGVPEVVADPLGEVSKTFQELGICVVQQCAKIRQQVSTAVTYDKSIKAIRVKVPDSAEEFFLHPATVRRNDRSAQSVDEWTGEQKLQYNDVPEDIEPEEIRPMGNYAVSITWPDGFSQII, encoded by the exons ATGCAACTTCTTCACCTTCCTGCTTCACCATACCTCTCATTTCAAACCCTAAAAACTCATGCAGAAGCAGCAG GAGTAGCTATATATGAGAAACCTCTGGTATCATCGCCGTCTATATTTTGTTCTCTTCAGCAAGAAAGAGTAGAAAGGTCTAAATGGGTATCACGTAGAGGCTCTGCGTTGAGCTCCTGCACTACTAAAGCTGCTTCTTTGGAAG CTGGCGCCACTGCAGTATCGAATGAGGTAGCTGAGAGTGATGTACTGAAGGCATTGTCTCAAATCATTGATCCAGACTTTGGGACAGACATCGTGTCGTGTGGATTTGTGAAAGACCTGCAAATCAATGTGGCTTTGGGAGAG GTTTCATTTCGGTTAGAGCTCACTACACCAGCATGTCCAGTAAAAGACATG TTTGAGCAAAAGGCAAATGAGGTGGTGAATGAGCTTCCTTGGGTCAAGATTGTTAATGTGACTATGTCAGCACAACCTGCAAAACCCCTGTATGCCGGGCAACTTCCAGCAGGCTTACAGACAATTTCAAATATTGTGGCAGTTTCTAGTTGCAAG GGAGGCGTGGGTAAATCAACAGTAGCTGTAAATTTGGCATATACATTGGCTGGTATGGGTGCTAGAGTTGGAATATTTGATGCTGACGTCTATGGTCCTAGTTTACCAACGATGGTCTCCCCTGAAAACCGATTACTAGTAATG AACCCAGAGAAGAGAACCATTATTCCTACTGACTACTTGGGGGTGAAATTGGTGTCTTTTGGATTTGCTGGACAAGGTCGTGCAATAATGAGAGGCCCAATGGTCTCTGGGGTCATTGACCAGCTTCTAACTACAACAGAGTG GGGAGAACTGGATTACCTTGTTGTTGACATGCCTCCTGGAACTGGTGATATTCAGCTTACTTTGTGCCAG GTAGTTCCATTGACTGCTGCCGTTATCGTTACTACCCCACAAAAGCTAGCGTTTATTGATGTCGCAAAAGGAGTTCGCATGTTTTCAAAGCTGAAG GTACCATGTGTTGCTGTAGTTGAGAATATGAGCCATTTTGATGCCGATGGGAAGCGTCATTACCCATTTGGTAAAGGCTCAGGCTCAGAG GTTGTAAAGCAATTTGGTATCCCAAATCTATTTGAATTTCCCATTCGACCAACT CTATCTGCTTCGGGAGATAGTGGAGTACCTGAAGTGGTAGCTGATCCTCTAGGTGAAGTTTCTAAGACATTTCAAGAGCTTGGAATATGTGTTGTGCAACAGTGTGCTAAGATTCGCCAACAAG TCTCAACAGCAGTCACCTATGATAAATCTATCAAGGCAATAAGAGTGAAGGTACCAGATTCAGCTGAAGAGTTTTTTCTACATCCTGCAACTGTGAGACGGAATGATCGCTCTGCCCAAAGTGTG GATGAGTGGACAGGGGAGCAAAAATTGCAGTATAATGATGTTCCAGAAGATATTGAACCTGAAGAAATTCGACCGATGGGAAATTATGCCGTGTCAATAACATGGCCAGACGGATTTAGCCAG ATAATTTAA
- the LOC126804991 gene encoding fe-S cluster assembly factor HCF101, chloroplastic isoform X1, giving the protein MQLLHLPASPYLSFQTLKTHAEAAGVAIYEKPLVSSPSIFCSLQQERVERSKWVSRRGSALSSCTTKAASLEAGATAVSNEVAESDVLKALSQIIDPDFGTDIVSCGFVKDLQINVALGEVSFRLELTTPACPVKDMFEQKANEVVNELPWVKIVNVTMSAQPAKPLYAGQLPAGLQTISNIVAVSSCKGGVGKSTVAVNLAYTLAGMGARVGIFDADVYGPSLPTMVSPENRLLVMNPEKRTIIPTDYLGVKLVSFGFAGQGRAIMRGPMVSGVIDQLLTTTEWGELDYLVVDMPPGTGDIQLTLCQVVPLTAAVIVTTPQKLAFIDVAKGVRMFSKLKVPCVAVVENMSHFDADGKRHYPFGKGSGSEVVKQFGIPNLFEFPIRPTLSASGDSGVPEVVADPLGEVSKTFQELGICVVQQCAKIRQQVSTAVTYDKSIKAIRVKVPDSAEEFFLHPATVRRNDRSAQSVDEWTGEQKLQYNDVPEDIEPEEIRPMGNYAVSITWPDGFSQIAPYDQLQTMERLVDEFNQFLPPIPSQV; this is encoded by the exons ATGCAACTTCTTCACCTTCCTGCTTCACCATACCTCTCATTTCAAACCCTAAAAACTCATGCAGAAGCAGCAG GAGTAGCTATATATGAGAAACCTCTGGTATCATCGCCGTCTATATTTTGTTCTCTTCAGCAAGAAAGAGTAGAAAGGTCTAAATGGGTATCACGTAGAGGCTCTGCGTTGAGCTCCTGCACTACTAAAGCTGCTTCTTTGGAAG CTGGCGCCACTGCAGTATCGAATGAGGTAGCTGAGAGTGATGTACTGAAGGCATTGTCTCAAATCATTGATCCAGACTTTGGGACAGACATCGTGTCGTGTGGATTTGTGAAAGACCTGCAAATCAATGTGGCTTTGGGAGAG GTTTCATTTCGGTTAGAGCTCACTACACCAGCATGTCCAGTAAAAGACATG TTTGAGCAAAAGGCAAATGAGGTGGTGAATGAGCTTCCTTGGGTCAAGATTGTTAATGTGACTATGTCAGCACAACCTGCAAAACCCCTGTATGCCGGGCAACTTCCAGCAGGCTTACAGACAATTTCAAATATTGTGGCAGTTTCTAGTTGCAAG GGAGGCGTGGGTAAATCAACAGTAGCTGTAAATTTGGCATATACATTGGCTGGTATGGGTGCTAGAGTTGGAATATTTGATGCTGACGTCTATGGTCCTAGTTTACCAACGATGGTCTCCCCTGAAAACCGATTACTAGTAATG AACCCAGAGAAGAGAACCATTATTCCTACTGACTACTTGGGGGTGAAATTGGTGTCTTTTGGATTTGCTGGACAAGGTCGTGCAATAATGAGAGGCCCAATGGTCTCTGGGGTCATTGACCAGCTTCTAACTACAACAGAGTG GGGAGAACTGGATTACCTTGTTGTTGACATGCCTCCTGGAACTGGTGATATTCAGCTTACTTTGTGCCAG GTAGTTCCATTGACTGCTGCCGTTATCGTTACTACCCCACAAAAGCTAGCGTTTATTGATGTCGCAAAAGGAGTTCGCATGTTTTCAAAGCTGAAG GTACCATGTGTTGCTGTAGTTGAGAATATGAGCCATTTTGATGCCGATGGGAAGCGTCATTACCCATTTGGTAAAGGCTCAGGCTCAGAG GTTGTAAAGCAATTTGGTATCCCAAATCTATTTGAATTTCCCATTCGACCAACT CTATCTGCTTCGGGAGATAGTGGAGTACCTGAAGTGGTAGCTGATCCTCTAGGTGAAGTTTCTAAGACATTTCAAGAGCTTGGAATATGTGTTGTGCAACAGTGTGCTAAGATTCGCCAACAAG TCTCAACAGCAGTCACCTATGATAAATCTATCAAGGCAATAAGAGTGAAGGTACCAGATTCAGCTGAAGAGTTTTTTCTACATCCTGCAACTGTGAGACGGAATGATCGCTCTGCCCAAAGTGTG GATGAGTGGACAGGGGAGCAAAAATTGCAGTATAATGATGTTCCAGAAGATATTGAACCTGAAGAAATTCGACCGATGGGAAATTATGCCGTGTCAATAACATGGCCAGACGGATTTAGCCAG ATCGCACCATATGATCAGTTGCAGACGATGGAGCGGTTAGTTGACGAGTTTAATCAATTCCTTCCCCCAATTCCTTCCCAG GTATAA
- the LOC126784238 gene encoding strigolactone esterase D14, with translation MVLETKSLSSAMNAKIVGMGSESIVLAHGYGGDQSVWDKILPYLAQHYSVLVFDWTFSGAAKDPNLFDPAKYSCYDDFANDLISLLDELDLKSSVYVGHSMSGMIGCIASIKRPDLFSSLILIGASPSYMNTDDYEGGFGSSDIKQIISSIECDFHNWAAHFASLVVDSKDPLSVDKFTKCLQKMRPDFALAIGKIVFYVDERDTLDKVSTPCTIIHTSSDIVSPKSVAFYMQKKIKGNPKVEIMNTNGHFPQLTAHIELLDVLGLILGVTFDLDGKPRLGKLSC, from the exons ATGGTGTTAGAAACTAAGAGCCTTTCATCAGCCATGAATGCTAAAATTGTGGGCATGGGGAGTGAGTCCATAGTCCTAGCACATGGCTATGGAGGAGACCAGTCTGTCTGGGACAAAATCCTTCCTTACTTAGCTCAACATTACAGTGTTCTTGTTTTCGACTGGACCTTCTCGGGTGCTGCTAAGGACCCCAACCTCTTTGATCCTGCCAAATATTCGTGCTACGATGATTTTGCTAATGACTTGATTTCTCTCTTGGATGAACTTGACTTGAAATCCTCAGTCTATGTTGGCCACTCCATGTCTGGTATGATTGGATGCATTGCTTCCATCAAAAGACCTGACCTCTTTAGCAGCCTCATACTTATTGGAGCTTCTCCTAG TTATATGAATACAGATGACTATGAAGGTGGGTTTGGGAGTTCTGACATTAAGCAAATCATCTCAAGCATAGAATGCGACTTTCACAACTGGGCTGCTCACTTTGCTTCCCTTGTTGTGGACTCAAAGGACCCTCTATCTGTTGACAAGTTTACCAAGTGCCTGCAAAAAATGAGACCTGACTTTGCACTTGCTATAGGCAAAATAGTGTTCTACGTTGATGAAAGAGATACACTTGACAAGGTCTCAACTCCTTGCACTATCATCCACACAAGCAGTGACATTGTCAGTCCAAAATCGGTCGCATTTTACATGCAGAAGAAAATCAAGGGAAACCCCAAAGTGGAGATTATGAATACTAATGGCCATTTCCCACAGTTAACTGCACACATTGAGCTTCTTGATGTTCTAGGACTGATCTTGGGGGTTACATTTGATCTTGATGGAAAACCAAGACTAGGAAAATTATCTTGCTGA